In Vibrio sp. STUT-A11, a genomic segment contains:
- a CDS encoding PilN domain-containing protein: protein MLYRINLLPWRENQREEHRRRFVGLIILGVFFAVGIQWGIGKFYAFQQDQQQGRLDYLTQYIAELEQRIEAMKIAEQEHSKILARLKVVEGLQNGRNKTTEFMNLMSAVMPEGVYVDKIKMNDLEIEIAGISDSTPRLATMLDNMERSAKLLDVEMHSIVHGKERFGKEFQTFKVSFMFKAVEQEEGGQHG from the coding sequence GTGCTATATCGAATTAACCTATTGCCCTGGCGGGAAAACCAAAGGGAAGAACATCGTCGTCGTTTTGTTGGACTGATCATTTTAGGGGTGTTTTTTGCTGTTGGTATTCAATGGGGGATCGGCAAGTTTTATGCGTTCCAGCAAGACCAGCAGCAAGGCCGACTCGATTACCTCACTCAGTATATTGCAGAGCTTGAGCAACGTATTGAAGCAATGAAAATTGCAGAGCAAGAGCACAGCAAAATATTAGCGCGTTTGAAGGTGGTTGAAGGCTTGCAAAATGGTCGCAATAAAACCACCGAATTCATGAACCTGATGTCTGCTGTTATGCCCGAAGGCGTGTACGTCGATAAGATCAAAATGAATGATCTGGAAATAGAAATAGCGGGCATTTCTGACAGCACGCCTCGCTTGGCAACCATGCTCGATAACATGGAGCGTTCTGCAAAACTATTGGACGTTGAAATGCACTCCATTGTTCATGGCAAAGAGCGTTTCGGTAAAGAATTTCAGACCTTCAAAGTGTCTTTCATGTTTAAAGCGGTAGAGCAGGAAGAGGGCGGTCAGCATGGTTAA
- the pilM gene encoding type IV pilus assembly protein PilM, with protein sequence MDKRIVTGIDIGHNSLKAVVLKPNGDQFALLGYKEILLKEGIVAENNTINHQEIVNTLKQLKKQLPFGAKKVAISVPDNAVISKKLHIEQNTEESEIEFAVVQAFSHQSPFPVDELSLDFVRLGTEESLRGPHHYQVFATRKDVVESRVEAIHKSGLKPVLIDVHSQSLGQIWKLAAERFPDKSKYGLLDVGCQSSSFTMFTEQGELFHKEFAGGTGSIQASTTENPLAEEQAKTNQFNRQVVDRVKRQIQLYTSINGSQNIKGLWLSGEGSTTPMLAEELSHQLALECELLNPLGLFEMNVAIRKRRAADWPHFSTAAGLAVRGIQWLGGDCAISN encoded by the coding sequence ATGGATAAGCGAATCGTTACAGGCATCGATATAGGCCATAACAGCCTCAAAGCCGTCGTACTTAAACCCAATGGCGATCAATTCGCCTTACTGGGTTACAAAGAAATATTACTTAAGGAAGGTATTGTCGCTGAAAATAACACCATAAATCATCAAGAAATTGTAAATACCCTTAAACAGTTAAAAAAACAGCTGCCATTTGGCGCGAAAAAAGTAGCAATTTCAGTCCCTGATAATGCGGTTATCAGCAAAAAACTACACATTGAACAAAATACCGAAGAGAGCGAAATAGAGTTTGCGGTAGTGCAGGCTTTTTCTCATCAATCTCCTTTCCCAGTGGACGAGCTGAGCCTAGATTTTGTCCGCCTTGGTACCGAAGAAAGTTTACGAGGGCCTCATCACTACCAAGTATTTGCAACGCGTAAAGATGTCGTAGAAAGCCGGGTTGAGGCAATACACAAGTCTGGCCTTAAACCTGTCCTGATTGATGTTCATTCACAAAGCCTCGGACAGATATGGAAACTGGCGGCAGAGCGCTTCCCGGACAAAAGCAAGTACGGTTTACTCGATGTAGGTTGTCAGTCGAGTTCATTCACCATGTTCACCGAGCAAGGTGAGCTGTTCCATAAAGAGTTTGCCGGTGGAACGGGTTCTATTCAGGCTTCGACTACGGAAAACCCTCTTGCCGAAGAACAAGCAAAAACGAATCAGTTCAACCGTCAGGTGGTCGATCGCGTAAAACGCCAGATACAGCTTTATACATCCATTAACGGCTCACAAAACATTAAAGGTCTTTGGTTATCCGGCGAAGGGTCAACAACGCCAATGTTGGCTGAAGAGCTTTCACATCAATTAGCGCTTGAATGCGAGCTACTGAACCCGTTGGGCTTATTTGAAATGAACGTTGCCATACGCAAGCGCCGAGCGGCGGACTGGCCGCATTTTTCAACCGCCGCGGGTTTGGCAGTACGAGGTATTCAATGGTTAGGAGGTGATTGTGCTATATCGAATTAA
- a CDS encoding pilus assembly protein PilP, with product MRNNPLLMVLMGALLVGCQANDESLTDFIRDVENQARRDVEKLKPADKYVAVVYEPQIMRAPFVLPQEATIATQPIARKDCWQPRSRARSGKLEKFPLSQLRLKGVIGIGSSVTGLVQGPNGTVYKVAPGHYLGRNNGKVNQITHSYLLIDETLPDGLGCWQKRKVKLALR from the coding sequence ATGAGAAATAACCCCTTGTTGATGGTTCTGATGGGCGCGTTGCTGGTGGGATGTCAGGCAAATGATGAGTCGTTAACGGACTTTATTCGTGATGTGGAAAACCAGGCAAGACGGGATGTTGAGAAGCTCAAACCAGCGGACAAGTACGTCGCAGTTGTCTACGAGCCGCAAATCATGAGAGCGCCTTTTGTATTACCCCAAGAAGCAACGATAGCGACTCAACCTATCGCGAGAAAGGATTGTTGGCAGCCGCGCTCCAGAGCACGTTCAGGCAAGTTAGAAAAATTCCCATTAAGCCAGCTACGTCTGAAGGGTGTAATAGGGATCGGTAGCAGCGTCACCGGGCTTGTACAGGGACCAAACGGAACGGTTTATAAAGTCGCTCCCGGCCACTACCTCGGACGTAACAACGGTAAGGTTAACCAAATTACCCATTCCTATTTGTTGATCGACGAAACACTGCCTGATGGTTTGGGGTGCTGGCAGAAACGTAAAGTGAAGCTGGCTTTGAGGTAG
- the pilO gene encoding type 4a pilus biogenesis protein PilO: MVNWQDLEMDEIAEWPLIPQLIAIILFILLLQGAGYWFYLMPKQERLNDLIQQEETLKVALRIKANKVAALPQLQSQLDELSTRYELLLRQLPAQKELATMLASVNELGIDNKLTFTRIDWGEKQSDHFLYRLPLNIELTGDFHDIGRFSQAIATLPRIITFQDVAWQRVSQESETLHFRVRANTYQFKPEDKVDEK; encoded by the coding sequence ATGGTTAATTGGCAAGATCTGGAAATGGATGAGATTGCTGAGTGGCCGCTAATTCCTCAGTTGATAGCCATTATTCTGTTCATTCTTCTACTCCAAGGCGCTGGTTATTGGTTTTACCTGATGCCCAAGCAAGAACGATTAAACGACCTCATTCAGCAGGAAGAAACACTCAAAGTTGCGTTACGAATTAAAGCCAACAAAGTTGCCGCATTACCTCAGCTGCAATCTCAGTTGGATGAGCTAAGCACGCGTTACGAATTGCTGTTGCGCCAATTGCCTGCTCAGAAAGAGTTAGCCACTATGCTGGCGTCCGTCAATGAGCTCGGGATAGACAACAAACTGACTTTCACCCGCATTGACTGGGGAGAAAAGCAGTCAGATCACTTCTTATATCGACTGCCACTAAATATCGAGTTAACCGGTGATTTTCATGACATCGGTCGCTTCTCACAAGCTATTGCGACCTTGCCGCGCATCATTACTTTTCAAGATGTGGCTTGGCAGCGCGTTAGCCAGGAAAGTGAAACGCTGCATTTCCGCGTAAGAGCGAACACCTATCAGTTCAAACCAGAGGACAAGGTAGATGAGAAATAA
- a CDS encoding PBP1A family penicillin-binding protein, whose amino-acid sequence MKFIKRLFLLTLICIILGVTTIFGFYQYVKPELPEVATLKDVELQTPMKVFSQDGKLIAQFGEKRRIPVTYDEIPQDLIHALIATEDSRFYEHPGIDPIGITRAALVVALSGSAKQGASTITQQLARNFFLSNEKKLMRKIKEIFIAIHIEQLLSKQEIMELYVNKIFLGYRSYGFGAAAQVYFGKSLNELTLSEIATLAGMPKAPSTMNPIYSLERATNRRNVVLMRMLDENYITQEQYDEARNELIVARYHSAEIELSAPYVAELARAWAVKEFGEEKAYTSGMNIYMTVDSKLQDAANTAAVNNLLAYDERHGYRGAEKTLWQSGESAWDTEQIEQHLKKQPTYGDLSPAVVTKVAGKTAQVWVKNHQEQTIPWSGMNWARKYLTDKRQGSAPKSAQDILAEGQQVWVREVSPDDGEGSKVNNWKLSQVPNANTAFVAMNPENGAILSMVGGFNFIHSKFNRATMSVRQVGSSIKPFIYSAAIDKGLTLATLVNDAPINKWDAGSGSAWRPKNSPPTYGGPTRLRIGLAQSKNVMAVRTLREVGLDETRQYLTRFGFDINDVPRSETIALGAGSLTPMKVAQGYSVFANGGYYVEPFYVDRIEDAFGEVLFKANPKSVCKQNCPQVVEQYAENRFASEFGEQDVEIEGFVTDNSLESDEPQYAPQVISQENAFLMREMMYSNIWGGGDWREGTGWNGTGWRAQSLKRRDIGGKTGTTNDSKDAWYNGYGPGVVAVAWVGFDDHSRALGRATVNSNLGQGQVSGAEAGGKTAEPAWIDFMRVALENTPEQSKQVPDNIVQVRIDRSSGMLTDNVDGSSMMEFFEKGTEPTEYSGSLLEDSIYSSGGGTTEELF is encoded by the coding sequence GTGAAGTTCATAAAGCGTTTATTTTTATTAACATTGATTTGCATAATTCTTGGAGTCACTACTATTTTTGGCTTCTATCAATACGTAAAGCCTGAATTACCAGAGGTTGCAACTCTAAAAGACGTTGAATTACAAACACCTATGAAGGTGTTCAGTCAAGACGGAAAGCTGATCGCACAGTTCGGTGAAAAGCGTCGCATTCCTGTCACTTATGATGAAATTCCTCAAGACTTGATTCATGCATTAATCGCAACAGAAGACAGCCGTTTCTACGAGCATCCAGGTATCGATCCAATCGGTATCACGCGTGCAGCTTTAGTGGTTGCGCTTTCTGGTTCGGCAAAACAAGGGGCGAGTACCATTACGCAGCAGCTGGCACGTAATTTCTTCTTATCAAACGAGAAGAAGCTGATGCGTAAAATTAAAGAGATTTTCATCGCTATCCACATTGAGCAACTGCTGAGTAAGCAAGAGATCATGGAACTTTACGTCAACAAGATCTTCCTTGGTTACCGCTCGTATGGTTTTGGTGCCGCTGCGCAGGTTTACTTTGGTAAAAGCCTCAACGAACTGACTCTCAGTGAAATCGCAACGTTAGCTGGTATGCCAAAAGCACCATCAACCATGAACCCAATTTACTCACTGGAGCGAGCAACCAATCGCCGTAATGTCGTGTTAATGCGTATGCTCGATGAGAATTACATTACTCAAGAGCAGTACGATGAGGCACGTAATGAGCTTATAGTCGCGCGCTACCACAGCGCAGAGATCGAACTATCAGCCCCTTATGTTGCCGAGTTAGCACGTGCTTGGGCAGTGAAAGAGTTCGGTGAAGAAAAAGCCTACACGTCTGGTATGAATATCTACATGACGGTGGACTCAAAACTTCAGGATGCCGCGAATACCGCTGCTGTAAACAACTTGCTCGCCTACGACGAACGCCATGGTTATCGTGGTGCTGAAAAAACGCTTTGGCAAAGCGGCGAAAGTGCTTGGGATACCGAGCAAATTGAACAACACCTTAAGAAACAGCCAACCTATGGTGACCTTTCCCCAGCAGTTGTAACCAAAGTAGCAGGGAAAACGGCTCAGGTATGGGTGAAAAACCACCAGGAACAAACCATCCCTTGGTCAGGAATGAACTGGGCACGTAAATACCTGACTGACAAGCGTCAAGGTTCAGCACCCAAATCGGCGCAGGATATCCTCGCTGAAGGTCAACAAGTTTGGGTGCGTGAGGTTAGCCCTGACGATGGCGAAGGTAGTAAAGTAAACAACTGGAAACTGAGTCAGGTTCCAAATGCCAATACCGCGTTTGTCGCAATGAACCCTGAAAATGGTGCAATCCTGTCAATGGTAGGCGGCTTTAACTTTATTCACAGTAAGTTTAACCGTGCGACCATGTCAGTGCGTCAGGTTGGTTCAAGTATCAAGCCTTTCATTTATTCTGCTGCTATCGATAAAGGGCTGACGCTAGCGACTCTCGTCAACGATGCACCAATCAACAAATGGGACGCTGGCTCAGGCTCAGCATGGCGACCAAAGAACTCACCTCCAACTTACGGCGGTCCAACTCGCCTTCGTATCGGTTTGGCTCAATCAAAGAACGTAATGGCAGTTCGTACTTTACGTGAAGTGGGGCTGGATGAGACTCGTCAATACCTAACGCGTTTTGGCTTCGATATTAACGATGTCCCTCGCTCAGAAACCATCGCCCTTGGTGCGGGCAGTTTGACGCCAATGAAAGTCGCGCAAGGCTATTCAGTGTTTGCCAATGGCGGTTACTATGTCGAACCTTTCTATGTCGATCGGATTGAAGATGCGTTTGGCGAAGTACTGTTTAAAGCGAACCCTAAGAGCGTTTGTAAACAAAACTGCCCACAAGTCGTCGAACAATACGCCGAGAATCGCTTTGCGAGTGAATTTGGTGAGCAAGATGTCGAGATTGAAGGTTTCGTAACAGACAACTCGCTAGAAAGTGATGAACCACAATATGCTCCACAAGTTATTTCACAAGAAAATGCGTTCTTGATGCGTGAAATGATGTACAGCAATATTTGGGGGGGTGGTGACTGGCGTGAAGGCACTGGCTGGAATGGTACAGGTTGGCGAGCTCAATCGTTGAAACGTCGCGACATTGGCGGTAAAACGGGGACAACAAATGACTCCAAAGACGCCTGGTATAATGGTTACGGACCAGGGGTCGTGGCTGTCGCCTGGGTTGGCTTTGACGACCACTCAAGAGCGCTTGGCCGTGCTACGGTAAACAGTAACCTCGGTCAAGGCCAAGTATCGGGTGCAGAGGCTGGCGGTAAAACAGCCGAGCCAGCTTGGATCGACTTTATGCGAGTGGCGCTTGAAAACACGCCAGAGCAGAGTAAACAGGTTCCCGATAACATTGTACAAGTGCGTATTGATCGTAGCAGCGGCATGCTGACCGACAACGTAGACGGTAGTTCCATGATGGAATTCTTTGAGAAAGGCACAGAGCCAACGGAGTATTCAGGTAGCTTGCTCGAAGACAGTATTTATTCCAGCGGTGGTGGGACAACTGAAGAGCTGTTCTAA